Proteins encoded by one window of Camelus bactrianus isolate YW-2024 breed Bactrian camel chromosome 9, ASM4877302v1, whole genome shotgun sequence:
- the RBM15 gene encoding RNA-binding protein 15, producing the protein MRAAGRDPLPRRSPRWRRAVPLCEASAGRRVNQLRGEDLRRPATMKGKERSPVKPKRSRGGEDSTSRGERSKKLGGSGGSNGSSSGKTDSGGGSRRSLHLDKSSSRGGSREYDTGGGSSSSRLHSYSSPSTKNSSGGGESRSSSRGGGGESRSSGAASSAPGGGDGGEYKTLKISELGSQLSDEAVEDGLFHEFKRFGDVSVKISHLSGSGSGDERVAFVNFRRPEDARAAKHARGRLVLYDRPLKIEAVYVSRRRSRSPLDKDSYPPSASVVGSSVGGHRHPPGGGGGGQRSLSPGGAALGYRDYRLQQLALGRLPPPPPPPLPRELERERDYPFYERVRPAYSLEPRVGAGAGAAPFREVDEISPEDDQRANRTLFLGNLDITVTESDLRRAFDRFGVITEVDIKRPSRGQTSTYGFLKFENLDMSHRAKLAMSGKIIIRNPIKIGYGKATPTTRLWVGGLGPWVPLAALAREFDRFGTIRTIDYHKGDSWAYIQYESLDAAHAAWTHMRGFPLGGPDRRLRVDFADTEHRYQQQYLQPLPLTHYELVTDAFGHRAPDPLRGARDRTPPLLYRDRDRDLYPDSDWVPPPPPVRERGTRTAATAVPAYEPLDSLDRRRDGWSLDRDRGERDLPSSRDQPRKRRLPEESGGRHLDRSPESDRPRKRHCAPSPDRSPELSSSRDRYNSDNDRSSRLLLLERPSPIRDRRGSLEKSQGDKRDRKNSASAERDRKHRTAASTEGKSPLKKEDRSDGSAPSTSTASSKLKSPSQKQDGGTAPTAAASPKLCLAWQGMLLLKNSNFPSNMHLLQGDLQVASSLLVEGSTGGKVAQLKITQRLRLDQPKLDEVTRRIKVAGPNGYAILLAVPGSSDRSSSSSATSDTATSTQRPLRNLVSYLKQKQAAGVISLPVGGNKDKENTGVLHAFPPCEFSQQFLDSPAKALAKSEEDYLVMIIVRGAS; encoded by the coding sequence ATGAGGGCTGCGGGGCGGGACCCTTTGCCGCGGCGGAGTCCAAGATGGCGGCGTGCGGTTCCGCTGTGTGAAGCGAGCGCGGGGCGGCGGGTTAATCAGCTCCGCGGAGAAGACCTCCGGCGACCCGCAACAATGAAGGGGAAAGAGCGCTCTCCAGTCAAGCCCAAACGTTCCCGTGGTGGTGAGGACTCGACTTCTCGCGGGGAGCGGAGCAAGAAGTTAGGGGGCTCTGGTGGCAGCAATGGGAGCAGCAGCGGAAAGACCGACAGCGGCGGCGGGTCGCGGCGCAGCCTTCATCTGGACAAGTCCAGCAGCCGAGGTGGTAGCCGGGAGTACGACACTGGTGGGGGCAGCTCCAGTAGCCGCTTGCATAGTTACAGCTCCCCAAGCACCAAAAATTCCTCGGGCGGGGGCGAGTCGCGCAGCAGCTCCCGGGGTGGAGGCGGGGAGTCACGTTCTTCTGGGGCCGCCTCTTCAGCTCCGggcggcggggacggcggggaaTACAAGACCCTGAAGATAAGCGAGTTGGGGTCCCAGCTGAGTGACGAAGCGGTGGAGGACGGACTGTTTCATGAGTTCAAACGCTTCGGTGATGTAAGTGTCAAAATCAGTCATCTCTCGGGTTCTGGCAGCGGGGATGAGCGAGTAGCCTTTGTGAACTTCCGGCGGCCAGAGGACGCGCGGGCGGCCAAGCATGCCAGAGGCCGCCTAGTGCTCTATGACCGGCCCCTGAAGATAGAAGCTGTGTATGTGAGTCGGCGCCGCAGCCGCTCCCCTTTAGACAAAGATTCTTATCCTCCATCAGCCAGCGTGGTCGGGTCCTCTGTAGGTGGTCACCGGCACccccctggaggaggtggtggaggcCAGAGATCGCTTTCCCCTGGTGGCGCAGCCTTGGGATACAGAGACTACCGGTTGCAGCAGTTGGCTCTTGGCCgcctgccccctccacctccGCCACCATTGCCCCGAGAGCTGGAGAGAGAGCGAGACTACCCGTTCTATGAGAGAGTGCGACCAGCCTACAGTCTTGAGCCAAGGGTGGGAGCTGGAGCAGGTGCTGCTCCTTTCAGAGAAGTGGATGAGATCTCACCCGAGGATGATCAGCGAGCTAACCGGACGCTTTTCTTGGGCAACCTAGACATCACTGTGACAGAGAGTGACCTAAGAAGGGCTTTTGACCGTTTTGGAGTCATCACAGAAGTAGACATCAAGAGGCCTTCCCGGGGCCAGACCAGTACCTATGGCTTTCTCAAATTTGAGAACCTAGACATGTCTCACCGGGCCAAACTAGCAATGTCTGGCAAAATTATAATTCGGAATCCTATCAAAATTGGTTATGGCAAAGCTACACCTACCACCCGCCTCTGGGTAGGTGGCCTGGGTCCTTGGGTGCCCCTTGCTGCCCTGGCAAGGGAGTTTGACCGATTTGGCACCATCCGCACCATCGACTACCACAAAGGTGAtagctgggcatatatccagtaCGAAAGCCTGGATGCAGCTCATGCTGCCTGGACCCATATGCGGGGCTTCCCACTTGGTGGCCCGGATCGTCGCCTTAGAGTAGACTTTGCAGACACAGAACATCGTTACCAGCAGCAATATTTGCAGCCTCTGCCCTTAACTCATTATGAACTGGTGACAGATGCTTTTGGACATCGGGCACCTGATCCTTTGAGGGGTGCTCGGGATAGGACGCCACCCTTACTATACAGAGATCGTGATAGAGATCTTTATCCCGACTCTGATTGGgtgccacccccgcccccagtccGTGAACGCGGCACTCGGACTGCAGCCACTGCTGTGCCTGCTTATGAGCCACTGGATAGCCTGGATCGCAGGCGGGATGGCTGGTCCTTGGACCGGGACAGAGGTGAGCGAGACCTGCCCAGCAGCAGAGACCAACCCAGGAAGCGAAGGCTGCCTGAGGAGAGTGGGGGACGGCATTTGGATAGATCCCCTGAGAGTGACCGTCCACGAAAACGTCACTGCGCGCCTTCTCCTGACCGCAGTCCAGAATTGAGCAGTAGCCGGGATCGCTACAACAGCGACAATGATCGATCTTCCCGTCTTCTTCTCTTGGAAAGGCCCTCTCCAATCAGAGACAGACGAGGTAGTTTGGAGAAGAGCCAGGGTGACAAGCGAGACCGTAAAAACTCTGCATCAGCTGAACGGGATAGGAAGCACCGGACAGCTGCTTCCACTGAGGGGAAAAGCCCTCTGAAAAAAGAAGACCGGTCTGATGGGAGCGCACCCAGCACCAGCACTGCTTCATCGAAGCTGAAGTCCCCTTCCCAGAAACAGGATGGTGGGACAGCCCCTACAGCAGCAGCCTCTCCCAAACTCTGTTTGGCCTGGCAGGGCATGCTTCTATTGAAGAATAGCAACTTTCCTTCCAACATGCATCTGTTGCAGGGTGACCTTCAAGTGGCTAGTAGTCTTCTTGTGGAGGGCTCAACTGGAGGCAAAGTGGCCCAGCTCAAGATCACTCAGCGTCTTCGTTTGGACCAGCCCAAGTTGGATGAAGTCACTCGACGCATCAAAGTGGCAGGGCCCAATGGTTATGCCATTCTTCTGGCTGTGCCTGGAAGTTCTGATAggtcttcctcttcctcagccACATCAGACACTGCCACCTCTACTCAGAGGCCACTTAGGAACCTTGTGTCCTATTTAAAGCAAAAGCAGGCTGCTGGGGTCATCAGCCTCCCTGTTGGGGGCAACAAAGACAAGGAAAACACCGGGGTCCTTCATGCCTTCCCACCCTGTGAGTTCTCCCAGCAGTTCCTGGATTCCCCTGCCAAGGCACTGGCCAAATCTGAAGAAGATTACCTGGTTATGATCATTGTCCGTGGTGCGTCTTAA